CCTGGCCAAACCCAGAATCCTGCTGCTGGTGGGGTTGACGGGCCTGGCCGCCATGGTGCTGGAAGGGTCCCTGCTGACCGATCCAATGCGATTTGCCGGAGTGCTCTTGGGAATTCTCCTCGCCGGCGCGGCCGCCAATGCCCTGAACCAGTACTGGGACCGCGACATCGATGGCATTATGGCACGCACCCGGAGCAAGCGACCGATCCCCGCCGGAAGAATCAGCCCCCGCGCTGCCCTCATTTTCAGCCTGGTCTGCGGGCTGGCGGCTCTCTGGCTGTTGCAGACGGCGGGCGGCATGCCGGCGGCCTTGCTGGGACTGGCCACCATGGCGTTTTACGTTCTGATTTACACGGTCTGGCTCAAGCGGCGCACCAGGTTGAACATCGTCATTGGCGGGGTCGCCGGCGCGGCGCCGCCGCTCATTGCCTGGGTGGCCGGCGCCGGCGAATTGGGCCTGGTGCCACTGCTGATGTTTCTGGTTATTCTGCTGTGGACCCCGCCTCATTTCTGGGCCCTGGCCCTCTGCCTCAAAGAGGAGTACGCGCGGGCCGGGATTCCCATGCTCCCGGTGGTGGCCGGTGAGCAGAAAACCT
The nucleotide sequence above comes from Geoalkalibacter ferrihydriticus DSM 17813. Encoded proteins:
- a CDS encoding heme o synthase; this translates as MGTPAAEAATTTELLFRMGDRLRSYLSLAKPRILLLVGLTGLAAMVLEGSLLTDPMRFAGVLLGILLAGAAANALNQYWDRDIDGIMARTRSKRPIPAGRISPRAALIFSLVCGLAALWLLQTAGGMPAALLGLATMAFYVLIYTVWLKRRTRLNIVIGGVAGAAPPLIAWVAGAGELGLVPLLMFLVILLWTPPHFWALALCLKEEYARAGIPMLPVVAGEQKTCTQITAYVVLLLPSTVWLGISADLSWLYFIGATLLGLNLVRRVHALRRHRDRQAARALFNYSIFYLAALFFLMLPPQW